Proteins encoded by one window of Gammaproteobacteria bacterium:
- a CDS encoding HPF/RaiA family ribosome-associated protein produces the protein MNLEPEITFRDLERSPAIEAKVLERIERLDRYYSKIMGCRVMIEARHRHQHKGKLYHVRVDVTVPGHQLISSREPPERQSHEDVYVAIRDAFNAMDRQLEDFGRRQRGDVKTHELPPHGQVAELAPEGESGRILASDGRSIYFHRNSVVSGRFEDLEVGCQVRFVEVEGDEGPQASTVTLVGKHHIVG, from the coding sequence ATGAATCTCGAACCTGAGATCACCTTCCGCGACCTCGAGCGCAGCCCTGCCATCGAGGCCAAGGTCCTGGAACGCATCGAACGCCTGGACCGCTATTATTCCAAGATCATGGGGTGCCGCGTGATGATCGAGGCCCGACACCGGCACCAGCACAAAGGCAAGCTCTACCACGTCCGGGTCGACGTCACCGTCCCCGGTCACCAGCTCATTTCCAGCCGCGAGCCGCCTGAGCGCCAATCCCACGAGGATGTGTACGTGGCCATTCGTGACGCCTTCAACGCCATGGACCGTCAGCTGGAGGACTTTGGCCGTCGCCAGCGCGGCGACGTCAAGACGCACGAATTGCCGCCGCACGGCCAGGTTGCGGAACTCGCCCCGGAAGGCGAATCCGGGCGCATCCTCGCATCCGATGGTCGCAGCATCTACTTCCATCGCAACAGCGTCGTCAGCGGACGCTTCGAGGATCTGGAGGTGGGCTGCCAGGTCCGTTTCGTCGAGGTAGAGGGTGACGAGGGACCGCAGGCCAGCACGGTCACGCTGGTGGGCAAACACCACATCGTCGGCTGA